Proteins encoded in a region of the Orcinus orca chromosome 8, mOrcOrc1.1, whole genome shotgun sequence genome:
- the LOC101269350 gene encoding LOW QUALITY PROTEIN: olfactory receptor 4P4-like (The sequence of the model RefSeq protein was modified relative to this genomic sequence to represent the inferred CDS: inserted 1 base in 1 codon; deleted 1 base in 1 codon), with amino-acid sequence MENNNNITEFILLGLSQKKEIEVLXFLLFLLCYIAILIGNLLVMISVTCSQLINQPLYFFLSYLSLSDLCYTSTVTPKLITDLLAVKKTISYNGCMTQLFTMHFFGGIEVFILTGMAYDRYVAICKPLHYTVIMTRQKCDAMIAASCAGGFLHSFGQFLLAIFLPYCGPNEIDHYFCDVYTLLKLACTDTSRIGLLVIANSGLMSLVIFVVLLISYAMILYTVRSYSVKNLRKALSTCSSHITVVALFFAPLFFIYIRPATTLPEDKVFALFYTSIAPMLNPQIYTLRNVEMKKAIKKLWCHVTGRKETN; translated from the exons atggaaaataataataacatcacaGAATTTATTCTCTTAGGACTTTctcagaaaaaggaaattgaagtCC TTTTTTTACTGTTCTTGCTTTGTTACATTGCAATTTTGATCGGAAACCTACTTGTCATGATTTCTGTCACCTGCAGTCAACTTATTAACCAGCCTCTGTATTTCTTCCTGAGTTACCTCTCTCTCTCAGACCTTTGCTATACCTCCACTGTGACCCCCAAGTTGATCACTGACTTGCTGGCAGTAAAGAAGACCATTTCCTACAATGGCTGCATGACACAGCTCTTTACCATGCACTTCTTTGGGGGGATCGAGGTCTTCATCCTCACAGGGATGGCCTATGACCGCTatgtggccatctgcaagccccTGCATTACACTGTCATCATGACCAGACAGAAGTGTGATGCCATGATCGCTGCTTCCTGTGCTGGGGGATTCCTGCATTCCTTTGGTCAGTTTCTCCTGGCCATCTTTTTACCCTACTGTGGCCCCAATGAAATAGATCATTACTTCTGTGATGTGTACACTTTGCTGAAACTGGCCTGCACTGACACCAGCAGAATCGGTCTCCTGGTCATTGCCAATTCGGGCCTGATGAGCCTGGTGATTTTTGTGGTCTTGTTGATATCTTACGCTATGATCTTATATACTGTCAGGTCCTACTCTGTGAAGAATCTCCGCAAAGCTCTCTCCACCTGCAGTTCCCACATCACTGTGGTGGCCCTCTTTTTTGctcctttattctttatttatattcGACCAGCAACTACTTTACCAGAAGACAAAGTGTTCGCTCTTTTTTATACTAGCATTGCTCCCATGCTCAACCCTCAAATCTACACACTGAGAAACGTGGAGATGAAG AAAGCCATAAAGAAACTATGGTGCCATGttacaggaagaaaggaaacgaACTGA
- the LOC117197264 gene encoding LOW QUALITY PROTEIN: olfactory receptor 4P4-like (The sequence of the model RefSeq protein was modified relative to this genomic sequence to represent the inferred CDS: inserted 1 base in 1 codon; deleted 2 bases in 1 codon), which yields MESQSNVSEFILLGLSYDQNIKTFCFVLFLFCYIALLVGSLLILISIRRSSLFHQPTYYFLSHLSSMDICYTSSITPKXIGELLVERKNTSYGNCMLQVFSKHLFGMTEVLILTVMAFDHYVAIRKLLHYVIITNRTRYNLLVLAAWACGAVHSFPQFSVIIQLPFCGANKIDHYFCDIFPLLKVACTDTYITGVIMLVNSRMVTLKTFVILFFSYVIILFTLRNHSAEGKRKALSTCGSHVTVIVLFFGPSIFTYLRPPTTFPEDKIFALSYTIIAPMFNPLIYTPRNSEMKNAMRKFRFQTL from the exons ATGGAGAGCCAGAGCAACGTCTCAGAATTCATTCTTTTGGGGCTTTCTTATGACCAGAACATAAAAACATTTTGCTTTGTGCTCTTTTTATTCTGTTATATTGCCTTGTTGGTAGGAAGCCTTCTGATCCTAATCTCCATTCGGCGCAGTTCTCTTTTTCACCAACCAACGTACTATTTCCTCAGCCACTTATCCTCCATGGACATCTGCTATACCTCCAGCATTACACCCA TAATTGGTGAGCTGCTAGtggaaagaaaaaacacttcCTACGGTAATTGCATGTTACAGGTCTTTTCCAAGCACTTGTTTGGAATGACTGAAGTCTTAATTCTTACAGTCATGGCCTTTGATCACTATGTTGCCATCCGAAAGCTTCTCCACTACGTGATTATCACGAACAGGACAAGGTACAACCTCCTAGTCTTAGCTGCTTGGGCTTGTGGGGCAGTTCACTCCTTTCCTCAGTTTTCTGTGATAATCCAGTTACCCTTCTGTGGTGCTAATAAAATTGATCactatttttgtgatatttttcctttgctaaaAGTTGCCTGTACTGATACCTACATCACTGGTGTCATTATGCTTGTCAATTCAAGAATGGTGACCTTAAAGACATtcgtgattttatttttttcttatgtaattaTATTATTCACTTTAAGAAATCACTCAGCTGAAGGAAAACGCAAAGCCCTCTCTACTTGTGGGTCTCATGTCACTgtg atagttttattttttggtccTTCAATATTTACCTATCTTAGACCACCCACCACTTTCCCtgaggataaaatatttgcactaTCTTACACCATCATCGCTCCTATGTTCAATCCCTTAATCTATACACCGAggaattcagaaatgaaaaatgccatGAGAAAATTTCGATTTCAAACATTATAG